In Populus trichocarpa isolate Nisqually-1 chromosome 7, P.trichocarpa_v4.1, whole genome shotgun sequence, the following proteins share a genomic window:
- the LOC7465601 gene encoding ankyrin repeat protein SKIP35 has translation MEKETALVEGTDMHLEDVFNPEESFTVEMETEENEIGSPKSEIQCFSSEMGEGSNVVFSREAPHISTESRVSGVCSCSATKIKPHVVAMESEIGDKENFGQEKKLSRQDRIELGRMFQSAVSCHDWEPAESLILLADPQTLNDALCITLDSIWFLSTQQELDGITSLIKKIIANGAYDFTRAALRTSFLASCVSACQSQTMHLEDTVNVMAQRLKERLKECNGDEVLKAEASAKVQKFTEWALKCIGFHSRCQANRDRVIQSSIAEIQLQLSAFKTFLDLAGNQLTGKDFTEAFDAACFPLTLFSTSFDPGWASGISAAAIQGLLGMLVEGGADNVNQCFLEASRFGSTELVRILLQIAHWNSLDVDVDLALGFASHYCKIGTMECLVEEGNAIAFLGPLMRAAERGCMQVVQWFVKRGCRDMELCLALTAATSSSQVDVAGYLLPHVPHHVLAALSIEILKAAGERSGGSLDGVAFLLCSDFLGDPTATYAVADSIARSDDESVAPELRAFLREHWSEAAYLDGLKQGQEHYMNLVRILNWGGSPISLRDLPGPLRVAVAYLPLFRECVATGGCLLSQKQRGQLVEAVRKLGGGSLEDVSQGKELLAVLEHYLPPFLVHTRSVA, from the exons ATGGAAAAGGAGACAGCGTTGGTGGAGGGGACTGATATGCATCTGGAGGATGTGTTTAACCCCGAAGAGTCATTTACTGTGGAAATGGAAACCGAAGAGAATGAAATTGGAAGTCCAAAGAGTGAAATTCAATGTTTCTCATCGGAAATGGGCGAGGGAAGTAATGTTGTATTTTCAAGAGAAGCACCCCATATCAGTACAGAGTCAAGAGTATCAGGTGTTTGTAGTTGTAGTGCGACAAAAATCAAGCCACATGTGGTTGCAATGGAGTCTGAGATTGGCGACAAGGAGAATTTTGGACAGGAGAAGAAACTCAGTAGGCAAGATAGGATTGAGTTGGGCCGGATGTTTCAGAGTGCAGTGAGTTGCCATGACTGGGAGCCTGCTGAGagtttgatattgttggctgatCCACAGACCCTTAATGATGCCTTGTGTATCACACTGGACTCTATCTGGTTTTTGAGCACACAGCAAGAGCTTGACGGGATAACCAGTTTGATTAAGAAGATTATTGCCAATGGTGCTTATGACTTTACTAGAGCTGCTCTTAGAACTTCTTTTCTTGCTTCATGTGTTTCGGCCTGCCAGAGCCAAACGATGCATCTTGAAGACACAGTAAATGTGATGGCCCAAAG ATTGAAGGAGCGACTTAAGGAGTGCAATGGAGATGAGGTCTTGAAGGCAGAAGCCAGTGCCAAGGTTCAAAAGTTTACTGAGTGGGCTCTGAAATGTATTGGCTTCCATTCTCGCTGCCAGGCGAATAGAGACCGGGTGATTCAAAGCTCAATTGCTGAGATTCAACTTCAATTGTCTGCATTCAAGACGTTTCTTGATCTCGCTGGCAATCAACTCACAGGGAAGGATTTCACAGAGGCCTTTGATGCAGCCTGTTTTCCGCTTACTTTATTCTCCACTTCATTCGATCCTGGCTGGGCATCTGGGATATCAGCAGCTGCAATCCAAGGGTTGCTTGGTATGTTGGTTGAAGGGGGTGCAGACAATGTTAACCAGTGTTTCCTTGAAGCCTCTCGCTTTGGAAGTACAGAACTTGTGCGCATTCTGTTACAG ATTGCCCATTGGAACAGCTTGGATGTCGATGTTGATCTGGCCCTAGGTTTTGCTTCTCACTACTGCAAAATTGGTACAATGGAATGTCTAGTGGAAGAGGGCAATGCCATAGCTTTCTTGGGCCCTTTAATGAGAGCAGCTGAAAGGGGTTGCATGCAGGTTGTTCAGTGGTTTGTGAAAAGGGGTTGCCGTGACATGGAACTCTGCCTTGCTCTCACTGCTGCGACTTCTAGTAGCCAAGTTGATGTTGCTGGATATCTCCTCCCTCACGTTCCTCATCATGTTCTTGCTGCCCTCAGCATAGAAATTCTCAAGGCTGCTGGGGAGCGAAGTGGCGGGTCACTTGATGGCGTGGCATTTCTGTTATGTTCTGATTTCTTGGGTGATCCTACTGCTACTTATGCTGTTGCTGACAGCATTGCTCGGTCTGATGATGAGTCTGTCGCCCCTGAGCTCAGGGCTTTTCTTCGAGAGCACTGGTCAGAGGCAGCATACTTGGATGGATTAAAGCAAGGACAAGAACATTACATGAATCTTGTGAGGATTTTGAATTGGGGTGGATCGCCTATATCCTTAAGGGATCTGCCAGGCCCTTTAAGAGTGGCAGTTGCTTATCTGCCATTGTTCAGGGAGTGTGTAGCAACTGGTGGTTGTTTACTTTCACAAAAGCAAAGGGGTCAGCTTGTTGAAGCTGTTAGAAAACTTGGGGGTGGGTCCTTAGAAGATGTGAGCCAAGGAAAAGAACTCTTGGCTGTTTTGGAACATTACCTTCCTCCTTTTTTGGTTCATACCCGCAGCGTGGCCTAG
- the LOC7465604 gene encoding inactive glucose-1-phosphate adenylyltransferase small subunit 2, chloroplastic yields the protein MVILQLSGPTPVNPQAKFSILELAPSSRKHLTTLSSFSLPSLFISNSQQPQHPISSFSPVNQSVAAIVFGDGSESRLYPLTKRRSEGAIPLGAKYRIVDAVISNCINSNINKIYALTQYNSTYLNSHLSRAYSGLGLGKDGFVEVIAAYQSLEEQGWFQGTADAIRRCLWVLEEHQVSEFLVLPGHHLYRMDYQKLVETHRRSQADITIAALNSTRDQDPGFGTLKVNSLNEVAEFHVKSEREPMIVPSAQSSQAFNDNAYRKLSSMGIYLVNRNTMTKLLNEYFPQANEFGTEVIPGAISIGMKVQAYAFDGYWEDMSSIAAFYQANMECIKGLNMGYNFYDKDAPLYTMPRYLPPSTIIDAVITDSVVGDGCILNRCKIKGTVLGMRTTIGEKAIIEDSVIMGSDIYQKDYIQRSSKEGMAIPIGIGDETHIKKAIIDKNARIGRNVMIINKDNVQESNREANGYIISGGIVVVLESAVIPDGSIL from the exons ATGGTGATATTGCAGCTTTCTGGTCCCACCCCTGTAAATCCCCAAGCAAAGTTCTCCATCCTTGAATTGGCTCCTAGTAGTCGAAAACATTTAAcaactttatcttctttctctttgCCAAGTTTGTTCATATCCAATTCTCAGCAACCTCAACACCCCATATCCTCATTCTCTCCAGTAAATCAg AGTGTTGCAGCTATTGTATTTGGAGACGGATCAGAGTCAAGACTCTATCCATTGACAAAGAGAAGATCAGAAGGAGCCATTCCGTTAGGAGCAAAGTACAGAATCGTTGATGCAGTTATCAGCAACTGTATTAACAGTAACATAAACAAGATATATGCTCTAACACAATATAACTCTACTTATCTCAATTCTCACCTCTCAAGAGCATATTCTGGCTTAGGCCTTGGAAAAGATGGGTTTGTTGAAGTTATTGCAGCATATCAGAGTCTTGAAGAGCAAGGCTGGTTTCAG gGAACTGCTGATGCTATAAGAAGGTGCTTGTGGGTACTGGAAGAGCACCAAGTGTCCGAGTTTCTTGTCCTTCCTGGCCACCATCTCTACAGAATGGACTACCAGAAACTAGTAGAAACTCATCGAAGAAGCCAGGCTGATATAACAATTGCAGCTTTGAATTCAACAAGAGATCAAGACCCAGGTTTTGGCACATTAAAAGTGAATTCACTAAATGAAGTTGCAGAGTTCCACGTGAAGTCAGAGAGGGAGCCAATGATTGTCCCTTCG GCTCAAAGTTCCCAAGCATTCAATGATAATGCTTATAGGAAGTTATCAAGCATGGGGATCTATCTTGTTAATAGAAATACTATGACAAAGCTTCTAAATGAATACTTCCCCCAGGCAAATGAATTCGGAACTGAAGTGATACCTGGCGCAATTTCGATTGGAATGAAG GTTCAAGCTTATGCATTTGATGGATACTGGGAGGACATGAGTAGCATTGCAGCATTTTATCAAGCAAACATGGAATGCATAAAGGGATTAAACATGGGATACAA CTTCTACGATAAAGATGCTCCTCTATACACCATGCCTCGCTATCTGCCTCCATCTACTATAATTGATGCTGTCATAACAGACAGTGTGGTTGGAGATGGTTGCATCCTTAAT AGGTGCAAGATAAAAGGAACAGTTCTTGGTATGAGGACAACCATTGGAGAAAAGGCCATCATTGAAGATTCAGTCATCATGGGCTCTGATATCTATCAA AAAGACTATATCCAAAGGAGTAGCAAGGAGGGCATGGCAATTCCGATAGGAATTGGTGATGAGACTCACATAAAGAAAGCTATTATAGATAAGAATGCAAGGATTGGCAGAAATGTAATG ATTATTAACAAAGACAATGTGCAAGAAAGCAACAGGGAGGCCAATGGCTACATAATCAGTGGAGGAATAGTGGTGGTTCTAGAGAGTGCAGTGATCCCAGATGGCAGCATTTTATGA
- the LOC7459918 gene encoding protein AUXIN-REGULATED GENE INVOLVED IN ORGAN SIZE, translating into MSFEHSESETRVPRSRINLQDRCSSSIMDVRARKITTNNPLATPPNTRVEKRKMEYNRSLSQGSSRRLLTASHFSLVSLLLLVCLTASLLILPLVLPPLPPPPFMLLLLPIGILVLLMFLAFMPSNARDITYTCM; encoded by the coding sequence ATGAGTTTCGAACATTCTGAGTCAGAAACAAGAGTGCCAAGAAGTAGAATCAATCTGCAAGACCGTTGTTCTAGCAGCATTATGGATGTGAGAGCAAGAAAGATCACTACTAACAATCCCCTTGCTACCCCTCCTAATACAAGAgtagagaaaaggaaaatggagTATAATCGATCTCTCTCGCAAGGAAGTAGCAGAAGGTTGTTGACTGCAAGCCATTTCAGCTTGGTATCATTGCTTTTGCTCGTATGTCTTACTGCATCTTTGTTGATTCTTCCCTTGGTACTACCGCCGTTGCCTCCACCGCCTTTCATGTTACTTCTGCTACCAATAGGCATCTTAGTGTTGCTCATGTTCTTGGCTTTCATGCCTTCTAATGCAAGGGACATAACTTATACATGTATGTAA
- the LOC7465602 gene encoding desiccation-related protein At2g46140 translates to MASSDKPEIVDRDVKEDDKDEEKGGFIDKVKDFIQDIGEKIEGAIGFGKPTADVTEIHFPTINLEKAEIVVDVLIKNPNPVPIPLIDINYLIESDGRKLISGLIPDAGTIRAHGEETVKIPIHLVYDDIKNTYDDIKPGSIIPYRIKVDFIVDVPIFGRLTLPLEKTGEIPVPYKPDIDIEKIKFERFSFEETVAVLHLKLENKNDFDLGLNSLDYEVWLSNVSIGGAELAESTKLDKNGINYVDIPITFKPKDFGSALWDMIRGKGTGYSMKGHINVDTPFGAMKLPISKEGGTTRLKKSKEDGGDDDDDDEE, encoded by the exons ATGGCTTCTTCTGACAAGCCAGAAATAGTTGATAGAGATGTCAAGGAGGATGACAAAGATGAAGAGAAGGGTGGATTTATTGACAAGGTGAAGGACTTCATTCAAGACATAGGTGAAAAGATTGAGGGAGCAATTGGATTTGGGAAGCCAACTGCAGATGTTACTGAAATTCACTTCCCCACAATCAACCTTGAGAAAGCCGAGATTGTTGTTGATGTGCTTATTAAAAACCCAAATCCTGTTCCGATCCCTCTCATTGACATCAACTACTTGATCGAGAGTGATGGAAGGAAACTTATTTCGGGGTTGATCCCAGATGCTGGAACTATTCGTGCACATGGCGAGGAGACCGTCAAAATCCCAATTCATCTGgtttatgatgatattaaaaatacatatgatGACATTAAGCCTGGGAGTATAATTCCTTACAGGATTAAGGTTGACTTCATTGTAGATGTGCCTATTTTTGGAAGGCTTACTCTACCACTTGAGAAGACTGGAGAGATCCCCGTACCTTACAAGCCTGATATTgatattgagaaaattaaatttgagagGTTCTCCTTTGAAGAGACTGTGGCAGTGCTTCACTTGAAGCTGGAAAATAAGAATGATTTTGACTTGGGCCTCAATTCTTTAGATTATGAGGTTTGGCTGTCCAATGTGAGCATTGGTGGTGCAGAACTGGCAGAATCTACCAAACTCGATAAAAATGGTATAAATTATGTCGATATTCCAATCACCTTCAAGCCTAAGGATTTTGGTTCCGCACTCTGGGACATGATTAGAGGAAAAGGCACTGGTTACTCCATGAAAGGACATATTAATGTGGACACACCTTTTGGAGCTATGAAGTTGCCCATCAGCAAGGAGGGTGGGACAACCCGCCTCAAGAAGAGCAAAGAagatggtggtgatgatgacgatgacgaCGAG GAATAA